The genomic stretch GGCGATCCGAATCCGTCATTTCCAGGCTGTCCTTGCGCAGCAGTTCCCGCAGCCGGTAACCCTCATGAATGTTGGATTCCGACAGCAGCTCCGGCAGCAGGCTGTGGCCCACCTCGAATTCGCTGTTGGCATCGAAGTACACCTTGTCGATGGTGCCGCCGGTGGTGAAGATCTGGATCATGCGGTGATTCCTCGAAGATCAGTTCACACTGACCGTGTTGTTGCCAGCGGTCGCATAGGCCGCGTTTTTCTGCTGCTCGTACCGACGGGCGGCAGCAGCCACCGAGCCGCGGGCACCGGTGTCCAGCCAGCGTTTGATCCGGCCGGCATCGCCCAGGGGTGACAGAGTTCCGAGGGAATCCAGCAGCACCGTGATTACCCGCTTGCCGTTCATCTGCGAAATCATCACCAGACACCGCCCGGCTTCCGAAAGATAGCCGGTTTTGCTGAGGGACACGCCCCAGCTGTCCCGGTGCACCAGGGCGTTGGTGTTGCCGAATGACAGGCTGTAACGGGGATTCCGGAATCTGGCCCGGAAATAGTCAGTCGTGGTGTACTCATGGATCTCAGGGTAAGCCGCTGCCGCATTCACCAGCCTGACCAGGTCGGACGCAGTGGACACGTTGTTGGCTGACAGCCCGGTCGGATCCACGAAATGGGTACCAACCATGCCCAGTTCCCGGGCCTTGGCATTCATCGCGTCAATAAACGCATCAAATCCGCCCGGGTGACTGCGCGCCAGGGTGTACGCAGCAAAGTTTTCCGACGACATCAATGCGATCCGCATGACATCGGCGCGGCGCATCTCTGAATCAATGCGGATCCGGCTGTAGGCGTTGGCCGCCGCCGGCGTGTGGCGCTTCCGGAAGGTCAGCCATTCATCCAGGGACTGGCCGGACTCCAGTACCACCAGGGCGGTCATCAGTTTAGTGATCGAGGCAATGGGCACCGAGCGATTGGCATTCTTGCCGAAAATCAGCTCGTCTTCCCCGGCAACCGCCACCGCGGCATTCACCGAGGCGAGGTTGGGCCCGGCCTTGCCGGATGAGTTTGCTTCCTTTGAGGAATCCGTCTGCTGATGGGCCTGCAGGTTCCAGGACGCCAACGCCAGCAAAACCACCCAGAAAACCGCCATGCTCCGGTTACGCATGCGTCAAAACCTCTTCTCTTGTTATCTTTCCCGGCAGAAACTGCCGCACCAGCGCGAAATTGTACCAGCGATCCGGCCCGGCCAGCGGATCATGGCAGATCGGTAATGGCGCCTCTGGACGCCGAACTCACCGTGCGCGCGTACTTGGCCAGGACACCCCGGGTGAATCGTGGTGGCGGCGCCTGCCATCTCTGGCGCCGTTGCTCCAGTTGGTCATCCGGAACATCCAGTTCGATCCGGTTGCTGACGGCATCAATGGTAATGGTGTCGCCGTCCTCCACCAGCGCGATGGGACCGCCTTCGGCCGCTTCCGGGGTGATATGGCCAACCACAAAGCCGTGGCTGCCACCAGAAAAACGGCCATCGGTGATCAGCGCCACGTCATTGCCCAGCCCCTTGCCCATGATCGCCGACGTCGGGCTGAGCATTTCCCGCATGCCGGGACCGCCCCTGGGGCCTTCATAGCGAATAACCAGCACATCACCGGCCACCACGGTGCCATCCAGAATCCGCTCCTGGGCCTCCTCCTCGGAATGGAACACCCGGGCCCGGCCGGTAAAGTGGGTGCCTTCCTTGCCGGTGATCTTGGCCACCGCCCCGGTGGGCGCCAGGTTGCCGAACAGGATGCGCAGATGGCTGTCCGCCTTGATGGGGTTATCGAAGGCATGAATGATGTCCTGCCCCGCCGGGTAAGGTGCCACATCGGCCAGATTCTCCGCCAGGGTCTGGCCAGTCACCGTCAGGCAGTCGCCATGCAGCAGGCCGCGATCCAGCAGCATTTTCATCAGCGGCTGGATACCGCCAATGGCCACCAGCTCCGACATCATGTAATGCCCGCTGGGGCGGAGATCCGCCAGTACCGGCACCCGCTTGCCAATCTCGACGAAGTCCTCAAGCTCCAGATCCACGCCCACCGTACTGGCCATGGCCAGCAGATGCAGAACCGCATTGGTGGAGCCGCCCAGGGCGATGATCACGGTGATGGCATTCTCGAAGGCCTCCCGGGTCATGATGTCACTGGGCTTGATGTCCTTCTCCAGAAGGTTCAGCACCGCCGCCCCGGCACCACGGCAATCCGCCGCCTTGGTATCGGACACCGCATTCTGTGCCGAACTGCCCGGCAGGCTCATGCCCATGGCCTCGATGGCCGACGCCATGGTATTGGCCGTGTACATGCCGCCACAGGATCCCGGCCCGGGAATCGCGGTTTCCTCGATCTGTTTCACCTCGATCAGATCCAGGTCACCCCGGGCGTGGGCGCCAACGGCCTCGAATACCGAGATGATATCGGTATGGTTCTCGCCCGGCATGATGGTGCCGCCATAGACGAACACCGACGGCCGGTTCAGGCGCGCCAGACCCATCATGCAGCCGGGCATGTTCTTGTCACAGCCCCCGATGGCCACCAGGCCATCGAAACCCTCGCAACCGGCCACGGTTTCAATGGAGTCGGCGATGACCTCCCGGGACACCAGGGAATACTTCATGCCCTCGGTACCGTTGGCGATACCATCCGATACCGTGATGGTATTGAAGATCAGCGACTTGCCTCCTGCCTCATCGGCGCCGGCGGCGGACTCCTCGGCCAGCTGGTTGATGTGCATATTGCAGGGCGTGAGGTTACTCCAGGTAGACGCAATACCGATCTGGGGCTTCTGGAAATCCGCATCGGTAAACCCCACCGCCCGCAGCATGGCTCGACTGGCGGATTTACCAATGCCGTCCACCACCGGCGAAGAATATTTCCGGCGTTTGTCCTGATTCGTGTCTTGCGTCATGGGAGTCTCCTTTTCAAATGCTCTATCCGATCAGACTCTCAGAAACCATGGCATTCGGCAACGGGCAGTCCACTTCCCAAGACAGATGCTGTTCCGACTGACCTGCATCAATGGCCGCTCTCAGAGGCAGTTTTACAATCCTCTGACACTCTGGCGCCATGGAGGCCCCCATGCCATCACCCATTCCATCAGTAACGGCAGATAACACCGCTTCGGACTGCCCGGATTACCGGCGCTGGTGCGAGGGTTATGGCGTTGTCCACCATGGTGAAGCGACCAGACAGCGGGCACAGGTTCTGGCAGAGCAACTGGTAGCCTGCGGGCTCCAGCCGGATACGGCTGCGGTCTATCGCCAGCTCGCCGACCTTGACCGGCTGGCCAGTGCCGGGCTGTGGCTGGTGGTCCACATGACCTATGCGCGGCGGGTGGATGTCGCCGGGCAGCCACTGGCGTCCCAGGATTTCAAAACCAGCCCGGAAGGCCATACCGGCGGTGCCCTGAACATGGTGCCGGCCTATGCGGCCTACCTGGCACTGAATAATCTCACCAAGCGCACCCGAAGCTGGTTGATGGGCCAGGGGCACTGCGTGGCGGCGGTGGATGCCCTGAACGTACTTACCGGCAACCTGCATCCGGAACAGAAGCAGCGCTATCAAGGCCCGGACGGGCTCTCCGCACTGGTGGCCGATTTTTACAGTTACCGGCAGAACCCGGACGGAACCATGGCCGCGCCCCTGGGCAGCCATGTCAATTCGCACACCGCCGGCGGCATCCTGAAAGGCGGCTACCTGGGTTTCGCCGAGCTCCAGTACGCCCATATGCCACTGCCCGGCGAGTCGCTGGTGGCGTTTCTGTCTGACGGTGCTGCCGAGGAACAGCGCGGCAGCGACTGGATACCCCGCTGGTGGCGGGCCGAGGACTGTGGTGCGGTGATGCCGGTGATGATTGCCAACGGCCGCCGCATCGAACAGCGCACCGAACTGGGCACCCGGGCCGGCCTTGAACGCTTTGAGGCGCACCTGGAGCACCGGGGGTTCGTGCCCTTCCGGTTTGATGGCCGGGACCCGGCGGCGTTTGTCTGCGCCATCCATGAGATGGAGCGGGCACTGGCCGCCAATGGCGAGGCAGCCCTCAGAGGCGATGGTGGCTACCCGATACGGGTGCCCTATGGCATTGCCGAGACGGTCAAGGGCTACGGATTTTACGGCGCCGGTAGCAACGCCGCCCACAACCTGCCACTTCCGGGCAACCCCCGCATGGATGCCCGCGCCCGGGAGCTGTTCAATGAGCATGTGGCCCGTTTATGGGTCGCCCCGGATGAACTTCAGCACTGCATGGCCCGGCTGAATCAGCACCTGCAGCAGGCCCGCCCGCTGGAGCGGGATCACCCTCTGGCAACCCGGAATCCGCCGGACCCGGTGATTCCCAAACTGCCCGCCAACGCGGACCGGACCTCGCCGATGAAGGCGGTGGACGACTTTTTTCGGGCGCTGGTGGCCGAGAACCCCGGCCTCAGGGCAAGGGTGGGCAATCCGGACGAGCTGGCGAGCAACCGGCTTGGCGGGGTGCTGGAGGTCCTGAAACACCGGGTCACCGATCCGGAAAATGATCAGGAATCTGTCAATGGCAGGATCATCACCGCGCTCAACGAGGAAGCGGTGGTGTCCGCCTGCCTGGCTAACAAGGCCGGTCTGAATCTGGTGGCCAGTTACGAGGCCTTCTGCGTGAAGATGCTCGGCGCCGTCCGCCAGGAGCTGATCTTTGCCCGACACCAGAAAGAGGTTGGCCGGCCCCCGCGCTGGCTTGGCCTGCCCGTGGTTGCCACCTCTCACACCTGGGAAAACGGCAAGAACGAACAGTCCCATCAGGACACCACCTTCTGCGAGAGCCTGCTGGCGGAGATGAACGATGTCTCCCGGGTGCTGTTTCCCGCCGACTACAACAGTACCCTCGCCTCGCTGCCGTCGGTGTTCAGCGAGCGGGGAAAGATAACCTGCATGGTGATCCCCAAGCGCGACAGGCCCTGTGTGTTTGATACCCGGGAAGCCGAGCAGCTGGCCCGGCATGGCGCCCTGGTGGTGGACGAAGACACCTCGGCCGGCGAACCACTGCTGCTGATGGCCAATGGCGCCTACCAGCTGTCTGAGGCTATCCGTGCCTGCGAGCGCCTCCGGGAAACCGGCACACCCTTCCGGCTGGTCTACATCCAGGAACCCGGACGATTCCGCCAGCCGAGAGACGCCATGGAGGCCGACACCTGCCTGTCTGAATTTGAACGCGAGCGGCTGCTCCCCCATCGCATTCACCACCGGGTCGCCCTCACCCACATGCGCCCGGAAGTGTTCCGCGGGCACCTGTATCCACTGTTCCCCGTGCCGTCGCGGGCCCGGGTTCTCGGCTACATCAACCGGGGCGGTACGCTCAATGAGGCGGGCATGCTGTTCGCCAACGGCTGCTCCTGGGCCCATGCCCTGGCCGCCTGCGCCAGCGTCATGGACAAGCCGCCCGGCGAGTGGCTGTCCAGTGCCGAACTGGCAGCGGTGGAAGGCCGGGGCGACCCGGCTGTGGTTACCCGGGGTCTGCCCTGAGCAGGCGCTTTCTCAGTGCGGTCTCGATTTCCAGAATGACCAGAAGCACTATGCCGGCGCCGACCGCAAAGGCAAGCATGCCGGGGCTCAGCGCCGCGCTGCCAAAGGTCGTGTTGAACCAGGGCAGGTAGGTAAACAAAAGCTGCAGCAGGACAACGGCGGCCACCGCCAGCAACACAACCGGAGTACCCAGCACACCGCGCAGCGTGATTGATGCACTGTCGAGGAACCGGACCGCAAACAGATAAAACATCTCCATCGCCACCAGGGTGTTGACCGCCAGGGTCCGGGCCGTGGATTCACTGTCGTCGTGATGCATGGCCCAGTACCAGGCGGCGAAAATGCCGGCCAGAAACAACAGCGAGACAAAGGCAACCCGCCAGATCACAAAGCCCCGAAGCAGGGATTCATTGCGGACCCGCGGGGGATGCTTCATGACATCCGGCTCTGCCGGCTCGAACGCCAGGGTCATGGCCAGGACCACCGAGCTCACCATGTTGACCCAGAGAATCTGCAGGGCGGAAATCGGCAGGGTCAGGCCCAGCAGCAAGGCCGTGATCAGGCTGATGGATTCACCGCCATTGATCGGCAGCATGAAGGCAATGGCTTTTTTCAGGTTGGTGTAAACGGTGCGGCCCTCGCGCACGGCGGCAGCGATGCTGGCAAAGTTGTCATCCAGCAAGACCACGGAAGACGCCTCCCGGGCTGCTTCCGAGCCCTTGCCCCCCATGGCGATGCCCACATCCGCCCGCTTCAGCGCCGGCGCATCGTTCACGCCATCACCGGTCATGGCCACCACACCATGCTGGGCCTGGAGCGCTTTTACCAGCCGGAGCTTGTGCTCCGGACTGGTTCGGGCGAAGACATCCACCTCGCCGACCAGTTCACGGAGCTGGTCATCGTCGAGCCGGTCCAGTTCCTTGCCGGTCAGCACCCGTGCGGTATTTTTCAGGCCCAGCTTGCTGGCGATCGCACCGGCCGTTATGCCGTGGTCGCCGGTAATCATCTTGACCCGGATCCCGGCATCGTGGCAGTCGGCAATGGCCCGGATCGCCTCCTGCCGGGGTGGGTCCAGCAACCCGACCAGGCCCAGCAGCTCCGCGCCCTCCGCCAGATCTTCAATGGCCAGTTCCGTTACTCCCCGTGCTGCCGGTTTCCGGGCCAGGGCCAGTACCCGCAGCCCCTCGGAGGCCATTTCGGTGATGACCTGATCCCAGAAGGCCCGGTTCAGGGCCACGACCTCGCCGGCGCCGGTTACCTCGCCGGCACACATGGCAAAAATCCGTTCCGGGGCCCCTTTGAGGTAAATAGCGCTGTGGCCATGGTGATCGTGATTCAGTGTGGCCATGAAGCGACTCTGGGTATCGAAGGGAATTTCATCCTTCCGGGGCCAGGCAGCAGCGCTGCCATCCACATCAAACCCTGCCTTGCGGGCAAATACCGACAGCGCCGCTTCCATGGGATCGCCATTGATACGAACCCGGCCGGACTCGTGGTGCACCTGTGCGTCGTTACAAAGCGCGGCGGCGCGGGCCAGTTCGTCGAGCAGTACAGACTCGGCTGGCTGGCCGTTGTCGCCGTTCACCGCGCCATCAACGTCATAACCTTCGCCGGTTACCGCCAGCCGGGCGCCCGACAGCACCGCCCGGGTGACCATCATTTCATTACGGGTCAGGGTGCCGGTTTTGTCCGAACAGATGACCGACACCGCACCAAGGGTTTCGATTACCGGCATGCGCCGGACCACTGCCTTGCGACGGGCCATCTGGCGCACGCCAATGGCCAGGGTGATGGTAAGGATCGCGGGCAACCCTTCGGGAATAGCCGAGACAGTCAGCCCGACGACCGCCATAAACAATTCCCGGAACGGCAGGCCACTGAACGCCAGCCCGCCAAAAAAAATCGCAACGCCGGTGAGAATAACGACGATGGACAGCCCCCGGGTGAACCTGTCCATCTGCTCCAGCAGCGGCGTTTTCAGGGTTGTGGTCTGGGCAAGCAGGCCGGATATGCGGCCAATTTCGGTATCGGCCCCGGTACGAACCACGATGCCCCGACCGGTGCCGGTGGCAACCATGGTGCCGGAGAAGGCCATTCCGTCCTGGTCCCCCAGGGCCGCATCCTCCGCAACGGTCTCGATCGATTTTTCGACGGTCTCGGATTCGCCGGTGAGGATGGATTCGTCAATTTTCAGGTTGTGGGATTTTTCCAGACGCAGATCGGCGGGCACCCGGTCGCCGGGTTCCAGGAGAACGGTATCGCCGGGAACCAGGTTCGCGGCATCGATCTGATGCTGACCGTCGGCCCTCACCACCCGGGCCTTGGGCGCGAGCATATGGCGAATCGCCGACAGGGCCTCTTCGGCCTTGCCCTCCTGGATGAACCCCACCACGGTCTGTACCACAACAACCGCCGTAATCACCCCGGCGTCCATCCAGTGGCCGAGGCTGGCGGTAATCACCGCCGCTGTTGCCAGTACGTAGATCAGGAAATTCCGCAGTTGCCGACCCAGCCTGGCCCAAGGGGTCCGGGCGTGCGCTTCGGCCAGCGCATTGCGGCCATGCCGGGCCAGCCGGCGTTCGGCTTCCTCTGCAGGCAGCGGGCCCGCTGCCTCAAGCCGTTCCCTGACAGCCATCGGCTCAAGCCGGTGCCAGGTAATGTCCTGGCGATCCGACTCGCCGTTTTTCCGTTCTTCGGGCTCCGCCATACCGTCATTCCTCCCTGTCCCTGCGGTAGCACCATTAGACCCCGGAATGCCTCCGGCATGGCTTGCCTTGCATCAAGGACTCAACCGCTAATCCCTCGGCAAGCGTTCCCCGCAAATCGGGATAGGGGTAACCAATAGGTTCCGCACCGGGCGGTTCGAGAAGTTGAGGTATCACGAGAGTCGAGGCACACCCAACCGATTGAAGTAGGCAATGGTTAGCACATTATGGAGCGCAGAGCGACTGTTGTGCAGGCGGGCAATATTGCTGCCGAAACAGGCCACGATGACCCGGCCCGATAGCACGGCGGTCAGCGAACCGGAAGCCGGTCAGGGGGTTTCGGTCGCCGGCAACGGCTTACCGGCGATGGGTTCCCGGCCGCTGCGGACCAGCGGCGGCTGTCCGACAATGCCGGTGCCCCGAAGGATCGTCCAGGCCACCGTCAGCACCGAGGTGTCCTTTACCGCCATGTACCAGGTCGCTTCGTCACCGCGGTAACGGGATTTGTGATAACTCAGTGTCTTGAAGGCATAAAACCGGTTGCCACGGGCATACAGCAACTGACAGATGCGGCGGATCAACGGCTGGTCACCCGCCCGGGGACGGACGTTATACAGGGGTGAAATACCCAGCGACATGCGCTCCACACCCTCTCGACGAAATCGCGCCATGGCTTCAATCACAATGTAATCAAGCAGGCCACTGGGGCTGTTGTCCATGTCCTGGCGCAAGACGTTGGCGGTGTAGCCGACGATGCGGCCGTGTTTGAAGTAGGGGTCGAAAAACACATAGCCCAGTAGTCGCTCTCCCTGATAGCAGTAGAACTTCCGCACGCCCCATTCGTCGCTGAATACGGGGGGCCGAGTCAGCAATCGCAGCTCATGCTGCTTGACCGCCTTGTGCTGCCGCCAGTCTTCGGAGAGTCGTCGGGCATCGGCCTGGTTGACCTCAGCGGCCGTCTGCTCCACGACCCGCAGATTGTGCCGGCTGCCGAGATTGGCCGCATGTCGTAGCTGCTTCTTGCGCTTGCCCGCCAGACTGAACTCCGGCACCGACACCGAAAATTCGGCGCCCATCTCATTGACCGTGTAGCCCAGCGCGGCCAGTTCCCGCGCCACCCTGTCATCGATACCGGTGAACACAACCCGCCCCGGGACCCGCTGGAAAAGCGCTTTCAGCAGCCAGCTGAGAGCCTGGTCCGCACACACCGGATTGACAAACACCAGGTTAACGCGGCCAAGCAACGTTTTTACCGGGGCATAGGCCACAAAGCCGACACCGTCCACGCCGAAGCGCCGGACATCATCCTGCAGAGCGAAATAGGCGCTGGATTGCCGACCAAATTTGGCCATCAATTCGCGGCTGTGACTTTCGCCCAGATGATCGCGGTAGCGGATGGCAGCGCCTGAAGGCAGTGCGCTGGTCATGGTGGATACTCCTGTCAGGGTTCAGTGCCGGATTGTTGTTATGCCCTGGATTCGCGGGTACAACGGACCGCCGTTACACTCGTATGCGTTAAGGTTACGCACTGTTACAGAAAGCAGTAGTGGCAAACGTACAAAATGTGAACAGGCGCTAACACGCTCGCCGGGTTCCATGAAACCCATCACAATTTCCGCCCAAGCACCTGATTAAACTAGGAAACTCGAATGTCGAACAATCCTATGTAAAGGTTGAGGCGCGTCCAGCTTTAGGTCAGGATAAGGACATGACCTATTCCCCCTCTCCCAGCCACGACCTCTGCACCCTCGTCCTCGAAGACGGCAGGCGGCTGGCATACAGCGATTACGGTGCACCCTCGGGCTATCCGGTTATCTTCGCCCACGGCATGCCCGGGTCACGTCTGGAAGGGCGGTTTTTCGATGAGCAGGCCCGGGCCGCCGGCTTCCGTATCCTGGCACTGGATCGCCCCGGAATTGGCGCGTCGAACTATCAACCAGACCGGCGCCTACTGGATTACAGCGACGACGTCGGGCAATTCGCCGACCAGCTGGAACTTGCCTCCTTCGTGCACATGGGCTGGTCCAGCGGCGGTTCCCGCACCCTCGCCTGCGCGTACAGCCTGGGAGACCGGATCAGCCAGGCCGTCGTCCTGTCCGGCTATACCCATTTTGCCGAACTTCCCGACAGCCATACCCTGCTGTTGAAAACACGCTGGCCGGGGCCGGTACTGGCTGAGCTGAGCACGCCACTGTTTCGGGCCGTAGTTGATGTGGTGGTCTGGATTTCCCGCCGGCGACCCGGCATTTATTTGCGCAAGGCGCGCTCAATGGTCAGCGAACAGGACCGGCAACTGCTGGAGGATGAGACACTGCGGCACTATTTTCGGGAGGACCAGATTGCCTGCCTGGACAGTGGCGGTCGGGCAATTGCCACGGACCTGCTGACCGAAATGACGGACTGGGGATTCCGACTTGCGCAGGTACCGGTACCGACGCTGATTTATCAGGGCCAGCAGGACCCGTTTGTGCCGGAACGCTTCGCCCACCACATGGCCGAACACATCACCGGGGCCGACCTCAACCTGCTGCCGGAGTCCGGCCATCTGTACCCGCTGGATCCGGGGTTTCAGGCAGGTCTGTTCCATCGACTTCAGGACATACTCGGCCTTGAGGCCCCGAACGGCACCCGGACCCGGGCCAACGAAGCGAACCCGGTTTAATCCGGACGGGTAAATGTTCGGGATAGGGGGGCAACCAATAGGATCCGCACCGGGCGGTTCGAATGGTGCGAACATTATGGATGGCAGAGCGACCGTTGTGCCATCAGCGACGGCTCAGCGCCGCCACCGATTGAGCCAGACGGGACATCATGTCTAGCCGCTGATAAACACCGGCCCTACACCGAAGTTCCAGAGGATGACGGAGCCAACCCGGGTGGAGACCAGGATCACCAGGGCAACGGTGAGCAACGCACCGACGTACATCACCGCCCGCTCCTTCTCGATCCCCATGACGATCGGCAACCCGTCGTACATCAGCCAGGCGCCGTAACAGACGGCAACAAGGAAGACGATGGCGTTGAACCAGGGTACCGGGTATAGCAGGGCAAATCCGGCCAGGAACAGGGGAGTACAGGAATAGGCTGCCAGGGCAATGCCGTTGGCCGGCACATGCTCTTCTTTGGCACCGTAGGTTCTCGCCATCCAGTTGATGGCGTAGCCGAGGGCAAAGACACCGACCAGCATCGCAAGGTAGGTCAGCACACTGAGTTGCAGTGCACTGATTTCGGTCAGCTTGATCAACCGCTCGTTGCCGACTGTCCAGCCAAAGTAGGCGGTGGAGATATACGCACAGACTGGTGCGATGGCTGCCAGGACAAGGACATAGGCGACATACAGTCGGCGCGGTGTTTCATGTTCTTTTCGAATGGAAGCCCATTCTTCATCAGGATGAGTGAAGAGACCGAAAGCATGTGACAGGAGCATGGACAACCCCCTTTCTTTGCTGTTGTTGGTATTTTGAAGTACGGAATCCGGGCACCGTCAGATCAGCAACCGCTTCCTGTTCTTAACTATAGTCAAGAACCACCACTGCGAAAGAAAAATTGACCAGAATCTGGCCAGACCTGATGTCGACTGGATCACAGTGCTTGCAGATCAGCCATATCGGGTAACGCATCAAACGCGCCGAACCGGGTTGCGGCAACGGCGCCACACCGGCTTGCGAACGTCAGCGTCGACTCCAGATTCCCGGTCTGATCAAGCCACGCACCAAACTGATCCTTGCTCACTCTCTCCGCCGCCAACCGGTAGAGCAAACCGGCTACGCAGGCATCGCCAGCGGCGGTCGTATCCACGGCCTGCACCGCCGGAGGCGTAATCTGGCGCAGTCGCTCGCCTGCCCAGGCCTGGAGGGTATTGGGGCCATCGGAAACCAGCACCAGTGAAACACCCCTGGCCCGGAGTTCGCGGGCCAACTCATCGCCCCGGTTGCCGAAGAGCGCGGTCAGTTCCTCCCGGCTGAATTTCACCAGATCGGCCTCCACGGCCATGGCGCGGATCAGCTCCGGCGCCACCCTCCGGTCCGGCCACAATGATTCCCGGTAATTGACATCAAAACTGACCAGGCAGCCGGCCTTTCGGGCCCTTCTGACCAGCTCACGGGTTACCTCCAGGATTGCCGGCTCGGTGAGCGTGTTGGAGCAGAAGTGAAAAATCGGTTGCCCGGACAGCGCCGCGTCTGGCAACTGGGCTGACTGATACAGCAAGTCTGCCGTGGCCGTGCGATAGAAGGAGAAGCTGCGCTCTCCCGAGTCATCCAGGCCAACCAAGGCCATGGCTGTATTGGCATTCGGTGTCTGAACAAGCAGGGAAGTATCGACACCGAACCCGGACAGCGCAGCGACAATCTGGTTGCCGAACAGATCAGCACCGATCTGGCCGGCAAACCGGGATTGTCCGCCGAGCCGGGCGACACCGACCGCCACATTGGCCGGCGCGCCCCCGGGTTGGGGAACAAACCGGGTGTATCCGTCGACCCGCTCACCGCGCATGTCGATCAGTGCTTCACCGAAGCAGAGTACGTCAAAGTTCATGTTGTCGGGCTCTTTCAGGGTTTGGCCGTGGCTCAGGGGCAGCTTTCGCGCACCAGCAGGCAGGTTGGTAACAGCACGTTGGCGTCTTCCTGTTCACCCAGGAAAATCCGGGCCGCAATACGTCCTTTTTCCGCGCTCTGCTGGTAGACCGTGGTCAGCGACGGGTGAAGATTGGCGCCCTCGGGGATGCCGTCAAAACCGACAATCCGCACGTCCTCGGGCACTCTCAGCCCCATCTGCAATGCCGCCTGAATGGCGGCGAGGGCAATCCGGTCACTCATGCACAGCAGCAGATCCGGGCGGGGATTGCTGGTCAGCGCTTCCCGGGCTGCCTGGTAGGCGTCCTGATGGGTGTTGGTGGGCGTTGACCAGATACGTTCGGCGGGCACGCGGTAACCGGCCGCCTCCAGGGCATCGGTGTAACCGTGCAGGCGGCGCACGGAAATGGCCCGGGCTTCGTTGAACAGTTCCCGGTCGCGAATCCGGCAGACCCGGTCCGTGTCCACCAGGCGCAGGCCAAGTATGGCGACGTTTTCCGGCGGTTGGCGAAGCGCATGTTCGGCACTTCGGCTCGCACCCTCGTAGTTGTCGATGTTGACCCAGGTGCAGCCCTCCAGATCAAAATCCACCGCCACCATGGGCTTGCCATGTTGCAGCAGCCGCT from Marinobacter subterrani encodes the following:
- a CDS encoding LacI family DNA-binding transcriptional regulator, with translation MTDRSRRLTVKLMAEKLNVSTATISNAFNRPDQLSDARRRWILEECKRLGYMGPNAAARSLRTGRTGNVGVMLADNLAYSLTDPVASEFLHGLAEVLDRRHMNMLLLSSRDDDEHRSRLQESMVDGFIVYGWLKKGRTYERLLQHGKPMVAVDFDLEGCTWVNIDNYEGASRSAEHALRQPPENVAILGLRLVDTDRVCRIRDRELFNEARAISVRRLHGYTDALEAAGYRVPAERIWSTPTNTHQDAYQAAREALTSNPRPDLLLCMSDRIALAAIQAALQMGLRVPEDVRIVGFDGIPEGANLHPSLTTVYQQSAEKGRIAARIFLGEQEDANVLLPTCLLVRESCP